A single genomic interval of Macadamia integrifolia cultivar HAES 741 chromosome 6, SCU_Mint_v3, whole genome shotgun sequence harbors:
- the LOC122081262 gene encoding alcohol dehydrogenase-like 7 isoform X1, whose protein sequence is MNKSISMCMSRAISMSMSMEEEQPKSRGKPIRCRAAVCRKAGEPLQIEEVEVAPPKASEVRIKIICTSLCHSDVTFWKMESPPATFPTIFGHEAVGVVESVGENVKEVREGDTVIPVLLTDCQDCGDCNSKKSNKCSRFPSPSLPRDGTTRFTASKGKVVNHFAYISSFSEYTVVDIANVTKIDPSIPPNRACLLGCGISIGIGAAWKTANVEAGTSVAIFGLGAIGLAVAEGAGIRGATKIIGVDLNPEKFEIGKKFGVTDFINPSDCGNKPVHEVIAEMTDGGADYCFECVGSTSVAHQAFARCRKGWGKTILIGFEMPSSQLSFSSYEVLVSGKTIMGSLLGDFKPKTDIPLLVKSYLDKELRLDDFVTHEVQFEDINKAFDLLISGKSIRCVIWMDKKFPPPI, encoded by the exons atGAACAAGAGCATAAGCATGTGCATGAGCAGGGCCATTAGCATGAGCATGAGCATGGAGGAAGAACAGCCCAAAAGCAGAGGGAAGCCAATTCGATGTAGAG CCGCAGTATGTAGGAAAGCAGGGGAGCCTTTACAGATAGAGGAGGTGGAGGTTGCTCCACCAAAAGCTTCGGAAGTTCGGATTAAGATCATTTGCACATCACTCTGTCACAGTGATGTAACTTTTTGGAAGATGGAA AGTCCACCTGCAACTTTTCCAACAATATTTGGACATGAAGCTGTCGG GGTTGTGGAGAGTGTTGGAGAAAATGTAAAGGAAGTGAGGGAAGGAGACACTGTGATTCCAGTGCTCTTAACTGATTGCCAGGATTGCGGAGACTGCAACTCAAAAAAGAGTAACAAATGCTCCAGATTTCCTTCCCCATCGTTGCCCAGAGATGGCACGACCCGATTCACAGCTTCAAAAGGGAAGGTGGTTAACCATTTTGCGTATATCTCCAGTTTTAGCGAGTACACTGTGGTGGACATTGCCAATGTAACCAAGATAGACCCTTCCATTCCTCCTAACAGGGCATGCCTACTTGGTTGTGGGATTTCAATTG GGATTGGAGCAGCTTGGAAAACTGCAAATGTGGAAGCAGGGACCAGTGTGGCCATATTTGGCTTAGGAGCTATTGGCTTAGCT GTTGCAGAGGGAGCAGGAATCCGTGGAGCTACCAAAATTATTGGTGTGGATTTGAATCCAGAGAAGTTTGAGATTG GGAAGAAATTTGGCGTCACAGATTTCATTAACCCATCAGACTGCGGGAACAAGCCTGTCCACGAG GTGATTGCAGAGATGACAGATGGAGGGGCTGACTACTGCTTCGAGTGTGTTGGTTCTACCTCTGTCGCTCATCAAGCATTTGCTCGCTGTcggaag GGTTGGGGAAAGACAATATTGATAGGTTTTGAGATGCCTAGCTCACAATTAAGCTTTAGTTCATATGAGGTTCTTGTCAGTGGAAAAACCATCATGGGTTCTCTGTTAGGAGATTTCAAACCCAAAACTGATATTCCACTTCTTGTAAAATCTTACCTGGACAAG GAGCTTCGATTGGATGATTTCGTGACACATGAGGTGCAATTTGAGGATATTAATAAAGCTTTCGATTTACTCATCAGCGGAAAGAGCATTCGTTGTGTAATTTGGATGGACAAGAAATTCCCTCCTCCCATATAA